From the Lysobacter sp. FW306-1B-D06B genome, one window contains:
- a CDS encoding S8 family peptidase produces the protein MTRKARTLKWTALAVATAILVAPAAYSGGKLPVANKVKVSTLSPQAAKAAKKQPQQFDRFIITYRSDAKRLSAAASNQQLASAAQNLGLGIAPLRTLATGSSLIRTDRKLDSAATKALMIELMKDPAVLAVEPDRLRKPLMVPNDPLYAQQWHYKNGPGGINAEPAWDIATGDGVVVAVLDTGSTPHSELNGQYVAGYDFIIDTEVSVDGDGRDADPNDPGDWHDGECNIFGIPEDSSWHGTHVAGTVAAATNNNAGVAGVAFGAKVQPVRVLGKCGGYESDIIDAVTWASGGTVAGVPANATPAEVINLSLGGSGACSVAEQAAYTAAKGRGTTVVVSAGNSSADAAGFSPASCNDVITVSSVGPTGALSGFSNYGNVVDVAAPGGSGVAPAADNILSTLNLGLQGQEGEGYAWYAGTSMSAPHVSGTIALMQSAAATPKTPDQIKKILENTAYASGGFPSGCSYNKYCGAGIIDARYAVAVAKGTEPLPPDVPPPPAPPPAIPLSNGVTVTGITVLAGDTIRYELLVPNGASNLLFAMYGGTGDADLYVRRGAEPTTTAYDCRPFSAGNAENCFFPAPQGGKWYVWVRGFSNASGVSLYPSFVDANWPRSVEAEAIQLANHRTQVTLDWTHGKKNIDIYRNGAILKTVKNKGTATDTFRIIGSGTMSYKLCNNGTQECADPVEIEYASHK, from the coding sequence ATGACTCGCAAAGCACGCACCCTGAAGTGGACCGCTCTCGCCGTCGCCACCGCGATCCTCGTCGCGCCCGCGGCCTACTCGGGCGGAAAGCTCCCCGTCGCCAACAAGGTCAAGGTTTCCACCCTCTCCCCGCAGGCCGCCAAGGCCGCCAAGAAACAGCCGCAGCAGTTCGATCGCTTCATCATCACCTACCGCTCCGACGCCAAGCGGCTTAGCGCCGCTGCGTCGAACCAGCAGCTCGCCAGCGCCGCGCAGAACCTCGGCCTGGGCATCGCGCCGCTGCGCACGCTGGCGACGGGCAGCTCGCTGATCCGCACCGACCGCAAGCTCGACAGCGCCGCGACCAAGGCGCTGATGATCGAACTGATGAAGGACCCGGCCGTGCTCGCGGTCGAACCCGATCGCCTGCGCAAGCCGCTGATGGTGCCCAACGATCCGCTGTACGCGCAGCAGTGGCACTACAAGAACGGCCCGGGCGGCATCAACGCCGAACCGGCGTGGGACATCGCGACGGGCGATGGCGTCGTGGTCGCCGTGCTCGACACCGGCAGCACGCCGCATTCGGAGTTGAACGGCCAGTACGTGGCCGGCTACGACTTCATCATCGACACCGAAGTCAGCGTGGACGGCGACGGCCGCGACGCGGACCCGAACGATCCGGGCGACTGGCACGACGGCGAGTGCAACATCTTCGGCATCCCCGAGGACAGCAGCTGGCACGGCACGCACGTGGCCGGCACCGTCGCTGCGGCGACCAACAACAACGCGGGCGTGGCCGGCGTGGCGTTCGGCGCGAAGGTGCAGCCCGTGCGCGTGCTGGGCAAGTGCGGCGGTTACGAGTCCGACATCATCGACGCGGTGACGTGGGCGTCCGGCGGCACCGTGGCGGGCGTGCCGGCGAACGCGACGCCGGCGGAAGTCATCAACCTCAGCCTCGGCGGCAGCGGCGCGTGCAGCGTGGCCGAACAGGCGGCGTATACCGCGGCGAAGGGCCGTGGCACGACGGTCGTCGTCTCCGCGGGCAACTCTTCCGCCGACGCAGCGGGCTTCTCGCCCGCAAGCTGCAACGACGTCATCACCGTGTCTTCGGTCGGTCCGACCGGCGCACTGTCGGGCTTCTCCAACTACGGCAACGTGGTCGACGTCGCGGCGCCCGGCGGTTCGGGCGTCGCACCGGCGGCGGACAACATCCTGTCGACGCTGAACTTGGGCCTGCAGGGCCAGGAAGGTGAAGGCTACGCCTGGTACGCGGGCACCTCGATGTCGGCACCGCACGTCTCGGGCACGATCGCGTTGATGCAGTCCGCGGCCGCCACGCCGAAGACGCCGGACCAGATCAAGAAGATCCTGGAGAACACCGCCTACGCATCCGGCGGCTTCCCCAGCGGCTGCAGCTACAACAAGTACTGCGGCGCCGGCATCATCGACGCGCGCTACGCCGTGGCCGTGGCCAAGGGCACCGAGCCGCTGCCGCCGGACGTCCCGCCGCCGCCGGCGCCGCCGCCGGCCATTCCGCTCAGCAACGGCGTCACCGTCACCGGCATCACCGTGCTGGCCGGCGACACCATCCGCTATGAGCTGCTGGTGCCCAACGGCGCATCCAACCTGCTGTTCGCCATGTACGGCGGCACGGGCGATGCGGACCTGTACGTGCGTCGCGGCGCCGAGCCGACGACCACCGCGTACGACTGCCGTCCGTTCAGCGCCGGCAACGCCGAGAACTGCTTCTTCCCGGCCCCGCAGGGCGGCAAGTGGTACGTGTGGGTTCGCGGCTTCAGCAACGCCTCGGGCGTGTCGCTGTATCCGAGCTTCGTCGATGCCAACTGGCCGCGTTCGGTGGAAGCCGAAGCCATCCAGCTGGCCAACCACCGCACCCAGGTCACGCTGGACTGGACGCACGGCAAGAAGAACATCGACATTTACCGCAACGGCGCCATCCTCAAGACCGTGAAGAACAAGGGCACCGCCACCGATACGTTCCGCATCATCGGCAGCGGCACCATGAGCTACAAGCTCTGCAACAACGGTACGCAGGAATGCGCGGATCCGGTGGAGATCGAGTACGCCTCGCACAAGTGA
- the murJ gene encoding murein biosynthesis integral membrane protein MurJ — protein sequence MIRGLLSFSSMTMVSRVLGLVRDIAINHAFGANAGTDAFWVAFRIPNFMRRLFAEGSFSTAFVPVFTEIKETRPQDLRELVARVSGTLGGMLLVLTALGLIFTPQIAAIFSPGALDDPAKFGLTVDLLRLTFPFILFVSLTALSGGALNSFHRFGLPAFTPVILNLFMIAGALWLAPHLEVPILALGWAVLAGGIAQLVFQLPALRKLNLLTLPKWGWSHPDVRKVMRLMVPTLFGSSVAQINLLLDTVIASLLFVGSQTWLSQADRFLELPLGVFGVALGTVILPALSRHHVKTDAEGFSKALDWGLRTTLLISMPAMLGLMFLAEPLVATLFQGGKFTAFDTRMAAMSVFGLSFGLPAFALVKIVLPAFYSRQDTRTPVRAGVASLIANMVLNVVFLWVLYLLWTTPEVRARGVMVALEQTPGLHLALGFASAAASYLNLALLWHWLRKAGVYQRQPGWMRYTMRLLVACAAMAAALWAGLIWAPDFTVIGKLARVGYLAVLVCGGGLVYVLALLALGFRPRDLREH from the coding sequence ATGATCAGGGGGCTGCTCTCCTTCAGCAGCATGACCATGGTGTCGCGGGTCCTGGGCCTGGTCCGCGACATCGCCATCAACCACGCCTTCGGTGCCAATGCCGGCACGGACGCGTTCTGGGTGGCGTTCCGTATTCCGAACTTCATGCGGCGCCTGTTCGCGGAAGGCTCGTTTTCGACGGCGTTCGTGCCCGTTTTCACGGAGATCAAGGAAACCCGCCCGCAGGACCTGCGCGAACTGGTGGCGCGGGTGTCCGGCACGCTGGGCGGCATGTTGCTGGTCCTGACCGCGCTGGGCCTGATCTTCACCCCGCAGATCGCGGCGATCTTCAGCCCGGGTGCGCTCGACGATCCGGCCAAGTTCGGCCTCACGGTCGACCTGCTGCGGCTGACGTTCCCCTTCATCCTGTTCGTGTCGCTGACGGCGCTGTCCGGCGGCGCGCTCAACAGCTTCCACCGGTTCGGGCTGCCGGCCTTTACGCCGGTGATCCTCAATCTGTTCATGATCGCCGGCGCGTTGTGGCTGGCCCCCCACCTGGAGGTGCCGATCCTGGCGCTGGGCTGGGCGGTGCTGGCGGGCGGCATCGCGCAGCTGGTGTTCCAGTTGCCGGCGCTGCGCAAGCTCAATCTGTTGACGCTGCCGAAGTGGGGCTGGAGCCACCCGGACGTGCGCAAGGTGATGCGCCTGATGGTGCCGACGCTGTTCGGTTCCTCGGTGGCGCAGATCAATCTGTTGCTCGACACCGTCATCGCGTCGCTGCTGTTCGTCGGTTCGCAGACCTGGCTGTCGCAGGCCGATCGCTTCCTCGAGCTGCCGCTGGGCGTCTTCGGCGTGGCGCTGGGCACGGTGATCCTGCCGGCGTTGTCGCGGCACCACGTCAAGACCGACGCAGAGGGTTTTTCGAAGGCGCTCGACTGGGGCCTGCGCACTACGCTGCTGATCTCGATGCCGGCGATGCTGGGCCTGATGTTCCTGGCCGAGCCGCTGGTGGCGACGCTGTTCCAGGGCGGCAAGTTCACCGCGTTCGACACGCGCATGGCGGCGATGTCGGTGTTCGGCCTGAGCTTCGGTCTGCCGGCTTTCGCGCTGGTGAAGATCGTGCTGCCGGCGTTCTATTCGCGCCAGGACACGCGCACGCCGGTGCGTGCGGGCGTGGCGTCGCTGATCGCCAACATGGTGCTCAATGTCGTCTTCCTGTGGGTGCTGTACCTGCTGTGGACGACGCCGGAAGTGCGCGCGCGCGGCGTGATGGTCGCGCTGGAGCAGACGCCCGGCTTGCACCTCGCGCTGGGCTTCGCCAGCGCCGCGGCGAGCTACCTCAACCTCGCGCTGCTGTGGCACTGGCTGCGCAAGGCCGGTGTGTACCAGCGTCAGCCCGGCTGGATGCGCTACACGATGCGGTTGCTCGTCGCATGCGCGGCGATGGCGGCGGCGTTGTGGGCTGGCCTGATCTGGGCGCCGGATTTCACCGTCATCGGCAAGCTGGCGCGGGTGGGGTACCTGGCGGTGTTGGTCTGCGGCGGTGGCCTGGTCTATGTGCTGGCGCTGCTGGCGCTCGGGTTCCGCCCGCGCGATCTTCGCGAGCACTGA
- the rplU gene encoding 50S ribosomal protein L21: MYAVVVTGGKQYRVMQGETLRVELLDVEVGSEIKLDNVLMLGGSDGVKVGDALKGATVSAKVIGHGRADKVRIVKFRRRKHHRKQMGHRQHYTEIEITGIAG, from the coding sequence ATGTACGCAGTTGTAGTCACCGGCGGTAAGCAATACCGCGTGATGCAGGGCGAAACCCTGCGCGTCGAGCTGCTCGATGTCGAAGTCGGCAGCGAGATCAAGCTGGACAACGTCCTGATGCTGGGCGGCAGCGATGGCGTGAAGGTCGGCGACGCGCTCAAGGGCGCCACCGTCTCCGCCAAGGTCATCGGCCACGGCCGCGCCGACAAGGTGCGCATCGTGAAGTTCCGTCGCCGCAAGCACCATCGCAAGCAGATGGGCCACCGTCAGCATTACACCGAAATCGAAATCACCGGCATCGCCGGCTAA
- the rpsT gene encoding 30S ribosomal protein S20 codes for MANIKSAKKRAKQTVVRNARNASQRSMLRTAVKKVLKALGENDAAGAEAAFVVAQPILDRFSSRGLIHKNKAARHKARLNARIKALKAA; via the coding sequence GTGGCTAACATCAAGTCCGCCAAGAAGCGCGCCAAGCAGACCGTGGTCCGCAATGCCCGCAACGCCAGCCAGCGTTCGATGCTGCGTACCGCCGTCAAGAAGGTGCTCAAGGCCCTGGGCGAGAACGACGCCGCCGGCGCCGAAGCCGCCTTCGTCGTCGCGCAGCCGATCCTCGATCGCTTCAGCTCGCGTGGCCTGATCCACAAGAACAAGGCTGCCCGCCACAAGGCTCGCCTGAACGCCCGCATCAAGGCCCTCAAGGCCGCCTGA
- the obgE gene encoding GTPase ObgE, with protein sequence MKLVDEAEIQVSAGNGGNGCVGFRREKFIPLGGPDGGDGGDGGSVWLLADENLNTLVDFRHQRQFRAKRGENGMGRQMYGKAGDDLVITVPVGTVITNVETDEVIGDLTRHGERLLVAKGGKGGLGNMHFKSSVNRSPRKALPGLPGEERALKLELKLLADVGLLGFPNAGKSTLIRAVSAATPKVADYPFTTLYPNLGVVSVEAHRSFVIADIPGLIEGAADGAGLGTQFLKHLQRTRLLLHLVDIAPMEGGVEGVSPAEQVRAIERELEKHDPELLDKPRWLVLNKADLLLEEEQKAAAQAVIDELGWKDRWYMVSAISREGTWPIMLDVMAFFDRQREDALEAQRAGEDHDAVP encoded by the coding sequence ATGAAACTCGTCGACGAAGCCGAAATCCAGGTCAGCGCAGGCAACGGCGGCAACGGCTGCGTTGGTTTCCGTCGCGAGAAGTTCATTCCGCTCGGTGGCCCCGACGGCGGTGACGGCGGCGATGGCGGCAGCGTATGGCTGCTGGCCGACGAAAACCTCAACACGCTCGTCGACTTCCGCCACCAGCGCCAGTTCCGCGCCAAGCGCGGCGAGAACGGCATGGGTCGGCAGATGTACGGCAAGGCCGGCGACGATCTCGTCATCACCGTGCCGGTCGGCACCGTGATCACCAATGTCGAAACCGACGAGGTCATCGGTGATCTCACCCGTCACGGTGAGCGCCTGCTGGTCGCCAAGGGTGGCAAGGGCGGCCTGGGCAACATGCATTTCAAGAGCTCGGTGAACCGCTCGCCGCGCAAGGCGCTGCCGGGCCTGCCGGGCGAAGAGCGCGCGCTCAAGCTCGAACTCAAGCTGCTTGCGGACGTGGGCCTGCTGGGTTTTCCGAACGCCGGCAAGAGCACGCTGATCCGCGCCGTTTCGGCGGCGACGCCGAAGGTGGCCGACTATCCGTTCACCACGCTCTATCCGAACCTTGGTGTCGTCAGCGTCGAGGCGCATCGCAGCTTCGTCATCGCCGACATCCCGGGGCTGATCGAAGGTGCGGCCGATGGCGCGGGCCTGGGCACGCAGTTCCTCAAGCATCTGCAGCGCACCCGCTTGCTGCTGCACCTGGTCGACATCGCGCCGATGGAGGGTGGCGTGGAGGGCGTGAGCCCGGCCGAGCAGGTGCGTGCGATCGAGCGCGAGCTGGAAAAGCACGATCCCGAACTGCTCGACAAGCCGCGCTGGCTCGTGCTCAACAAGGCCGACCTGCTGCTGGAAGAAGAGCAGAAGGCTGCGGCGCAGGCCGTCATCGACGAGCTGGGCTGGAAGGATCGCTGGTACATGGTGTCGGCCATCAGCCGCGAAGGCACCTGGCCGATCATGCTCGACGTGATGGCCTTCTTCGACCGCCAGCGCGAAGACGCGCTGGAAGCCCAGCGCGCGGGCGAGGACCATGATGCAGTCCCCTGA
- the uvrA gene encoding excinuclease ABC subunit UvrA: protein MALDYIRIRGARTHNLKNIDLDLPRDKLIVITGLSGSGKSSLAFDTIYAEGQRRYVESLSAYARQFLSVMEKPDVDHIEGLSPAISIEQKSTSHNPRSTVGTITEIYDYLRLLYARVGTPRCPDHGYPLEAQTVSQMVDQVVALGATEAGREQRYMLLAPVIRERKGEHAQVFEQLRAQGYVRVRVDGVLHEIDAVPPLALRVKHTIEAVVDRFKPREDIKQRLAESFETALKLGDGMAQVMSLDDADAAPLLFSSKYSCPVCDYSLPELEPRLFSFNSPVGACPTCDGLGVAQFFDPGRVVVHPELSLSAGAVRGWDRRNAYYFQLIQSLAKHYKFDVDAPWQSLPAKVRDAVLFGSGEELITFTYLTEAGGRSQRKHRFEGIVPNLERRYRETESAAVREELAKYISERACTDCGGARLNRAARNVFVAERPLPDIVVMPVDEALAFFKALNLPGWRGEIAIKIVKEISDRLRFLVDVGLDYLTLERKADSLSGGEAQRIRLASQIGAGLVGVMYVLDEPSIGLHQRDNERLLGTLTRLRDLGNTVIVVEHDEDAIRLADHVVDIGPGAGVHGGEVIAHGTFEDLLKAPRSLTGQYLSGKRRIEIPTKRHKPDAKTTFHLRGATGNNLKDVDLAIPSGLFTAVTGVSGSGKSTLINDTLFAITANELNGASHTPAPHRDYENIELWDKVVDIDQSPIGRTPRSNPATYTGLFTPLRELYAQVPEARSRGYSPGRFSFNVRGGRCEACQGDGLIKVEMHFLPDVYVPCDVCGGKRYNRETLEILYKGYNINDVLEMTVEDALSLFENIPAISRKLETLMDVGLSYIKLGQSATTLSGGEAQRVKLSKELSRRDTGRTLYILDEPTTGLHFHDIEHLLAVLHRLRDDGNTVVVIEHNLDVIKTADWVIDLGPEGGHRGGTILACGTPEDIAALPHSHTGRFLAPLLGTKVEAPSRKGKAASKDAGKATAKAPGKSNTTKKKSAA, encoded by the coding sequence ATGGCGCTGGATTACATCCGCATCCGCGGCGCGCGGACGCACAACCTCAAGAACATCGACCTCGACCTGCCTCGCGACAAGCTGATCGTGATCACGGGCCTGTCGGGCTCGGGCAAGTCGTCGCTGGCCTTCGACACCATCTACGCCGAAGGACAGCGCCGCTACGTCGAGTCGCTGTCGGCGTACGCGCGGCAGTTCCTCTCCGTGATGGAGAAGCCGGACGTCGACCACATCGAGGGCCTGTCGCCGGCGATCTCGATCGAGCAGAAGTCGACCTCGCACAACCCGCGATCGACCGTAGGCACGATCACCGAGATCTACGACTACCTGCGCCTGCTCTACGCACGCGTCGGCACGCCGCGCTGCCCGGACCACGGTTATCCGCTGGAAGCGCAGACGGTCAGCCAGATGGTCGACCAGGTCGTCGCGCTGGGCGCCACCGAGGCCGGCCGCGAGCAGCGCTACATGCTGCTGGCGCCGGTAATCCGCGAGCGCAAGGGCGAACACGCGCAGGTGTTCGAACAGCTGCGCGCGCAGGGCTACGTGCGCGTGCGCGTGGACGGCGTGCTGCACGAGATCGACGCCGTGCCGCCGCTGGCGCTGCGCGTGAAGCACACGATCGAAGCGGTCGTGGATCGCTTCAAGCCGCGCGAGGACATCAAGCAGCGCCTGGCCGAGTCCTTCGAGACCGCTCTCAAGCTCGGCGACGGCATGGCCCAGGTCATGTCGCTGGACGATGCCGATGCCGCGCCGCTGTTGTTCTCGTCCAAGTACAGCTGCCCGGTGTGCGATTACTCGCTGCCGGAGCTGGAACCGCGCCTGTTCTCGTTCAACTCGCCGGTCGGCGCCTGCCCCACTTGCGACGGCCTGGGCGTGGCGCAGTTCTTCGATCCGGGGCGCGTCGTCGTGCACCCTGAGCTCTCGCTCTCCGCCGGCGCGGTGCGCGGCTGGGATCGACGCAACGCGTACTACTTCCAGCTGATCCAGTCGCTGGCCAAACACTACAAGTTCGACGTGGACGCACCGTGGCAGTCGCTGCCGGCGAAGGTGCGCGACGCGGTGCTGTTCGGCAGCGGCGAGGAACTGATCACCTTCACCTACCTCACCGAAGCCGGCGGGCGCAGCCAGCGCAAGCACCGCTTCGAAGGCATCGTGCCGAACCTCGAGCGCCGCTACCGCGAAACCGAATCGGCCGCAGTGCGCGAAGAGCTGGCCAAGTACATCAGCGAACGCGCGTGCACCGACTGCGGCGGCGCGCGCCTGAACCGTGCCGCGCGCAACGTGTTCGTCGCCGAACGTCCGCTGCCCGACATCGTGGTGATGCCGGTCGACGAGGCGCTGGCGTTCTTCAAGGCGCTCAACCTGCCCGGCTGGCGCGGCGAGATCGCGATCAAGATCGTCAAGGAAATCTCCGACCGCCTGCGCTTCCTCGTCGATGTCGGCCTGGATTACCTCACGCTGGAACGCAAGGCCGACTCGCTCTCCGGCGGCGAAGCGCAGCGCATCCGGCTGGCCTCGCAGATCGGCGCGGGCCTGGTCGGCGTGATGTACGTGCTCGACGAGCCGTCCATCGGCCTGCACCAGCGCGACAACGAGCGCCTGCTGGGCACGCTCACGCGCCTGCGCGATCTGGGCAACACCGTCATCGTCGTCGAACACGACGAAGATGCGATCCGTCTGGCCGACCACGTGGTCGACATCGGCCCCGGCGCGGGCGTGCACGGCGGCGAAGTCATCGCGCACGGCACGTTCGAGGACCTGCTCAAGGCGCCGCGTTCGCTCACCGGCCAGTACCTCAGCGGCAAGCGCCGCATCGAGATCCCGACCAAGCGCCACAAGCCGGATGCGAAGACCACCTTCCACCTGCGCGGCGCCACCGGCAACAACCTCAAGGACGTGGACCTGGCGATTCCGTCGGGGCTGTTCACGGCCGTCACCGGCGTGTCGGGCTCAGGCAAGTCGACGCTGATCAACGACACCTTGTTCGCGATCACGGCCAATGAACTCAACGGCGCTTCGCACACGCCGGCGCCGCATCGCGATTACGAGAACATCGAATTGTGGGACAAGGTCGTCGACATCGACCAGTCGCCGATCGGCCGCACGCCGCGCTCCAATCCCGCCACCTACACCGGCCTGTTCACGCCGCTGCGCGAGTTGTACGCGCAGGTGCCGGAAGCGCGTTCGCGCGGCTATTCGCCGGGCCGTTTCAGCTTCAACGTGCGCGGCGGCCGCTGCGAAGCCTGCCAGGGCGACGGCCTGATCAAGGTCGAGATGCACTTCCTCCCAGACGTGTACGTGCCGTGCGATGTCTGCGGTGGCAAGCGCTACAACCGCGAGACGCTGGAGATCCTCTACAAGGGTTACAACATCAACGACGTGCTGGAGATGACCGTCGAGGATGCGTTGAGCCTGTTCGAGAACATCCCGGCCATCTCGCGCAAGCTGGAAACGCTGATGGACGTGGGCCTGAGCTATATCAAACTGGGCCAGAGCGCGACCACGCTGTCCGGCGGTGAGGCGCAGCGCGTGAAGCTGTCCAAGGAACTCTCGCGCCGCGACACCGGGCGCACGCTGTACATCCTGGACGAGCCGACGACGGGCCTGCACTTCCACGACATCGAGCACCTGCTCGCCGTGCTGCATCGCCTGCGCGACGACGGCAACACGGTGGTGGTGATCGAGCACAACCTGGACGTCATCAAGACCGCGGACTGGGTCATCGACCTGGGCCCGGAAGGCGGCCATCGCGGCGGCACCATCCTGGCCTGCGGAACGCCGGAGGACATCGCAGCGCTGCCGCATTCGCACACCGGCCGGTTCCTCGCACCGCTGCTGGGCACGAAGGTCGAGGCGCCGTCACGCAAGGGCAAGGCCGCCTCGAAGGACGCAGGCAAGGCGACCGCGAAGGCGCCCGGCAAGTCGAACACCACGAAGAAGAAGTCCGCCGCATGA
- a CDS encoding bifunctional riboflavin kinase/FAD synthetase: MSRLFRDVEGGPRCPHGSVVCIGAFDGLHLGHQALVRHARDRARALGVPCVVLSFEPLPREFFAPNDPPPRLMLPRAKAERLLSTSAGAMGVDQLGLLRFDRRLSSLTAEEFVRAVLVHRLSAREVWVGPEFRFGKARAGDIALLRAMGQEHGFVAGEIEPVLLDGERVSATRIREALRAGDFATAARFLGRPYAIGGHVVPGKQLGRTLGFPTANLRFGGRTPALSGIYATWVHGVGEHPHASVSSLGTRPTVDGVEPLLEAHLFDFDGDLYGRRIEVEFVAKLRDELKFSDLPSLTAQMHRDAVQARAILGVPASSAAAHEPARTSAESPQTAAQR; the protein is encoded by the coding sequence ATGAGCAGGCTGTTTCGAGACGTCGAGGGCGGGCCCCGGTGCCCGCACGGCAGTGTGGTCTGCATCGGCGCATTCGACGGCCTGCACCTGGGCCACCAGGCGCTGGTGCGCCACGCGCGGGATCGTGCGCGCGCGCTCGGCGTGCCGTGCGTGGTGCTGAGTTTCGAACCACTGCCGCGTGAGTTCTTCGCACCCAACGACCCACCGCCGCGCCTGATGCTGCCGCGTGCCAAGGCCGAGCGTCTGCTTTCGACGAGCGCCGGTGCCATGGGCGTGGACCAGCTCGGCCTGCTGCGTTTCGATCGGCGCCTGAGCAGCCTCACTGCCGAGGAGTTCGTGCGCGCGGTGCTCGTGCATCGTCTGTCCGCGCGTGAAGTGTGGGTCGGCCCGGAGTTCCGCTTCGGCAAGGCGCGCGCAGGCGACATCGCGCTGCTGCGCGCGATGGGGCAGGAGCACGGCTTCGTCGCGGGCGAGATCGAACCCGTTCTGCTCGATGGCGAACGCGTCTCCGCCACGCGTATCCGCGAGGCGCTGCGCGCGGGCGATTTCGCCACGGCCGCGCGCTTCCTCGGCCGGCCGTACGCGATCGGCGGCCACGTCGTGCCGGGCAAGCAGCTCGGCCGTACGCTCGGCTTTCCCACGGCCAACCTGCGCTTCGGCGGTCGCACGCCTGCTTTGTCGGGCATCTACGCGACCTGGGTGCACGGCGTGGGCGAACATCCTCATGCCTCGGTGTCCAGCCTGGGCACGCGGCCGACGGTGGACGGCGTAGAGCCGCTGCTGGAAGCCCATCTGTTCGATTTCGACGGCGACCTCTACGGCCGCCGCATCGAGGTCGAGTTCGTCGCCAAATTGCGCGACGAACTGAAGTTCTCCGATCTGCCGTCATTGACCGCGCAGATGCACCGTGACGCCGTGCAGGCGCGCGCGATCCTCGGCGTTCCCGCCAGTTCCGCCGCCGCACACGAGCCCGCACGAACGAGTGCGGAGTCCCCCCAGACAGCAGCACAGCGATAG
- the rpmA gene encoding 50S ribosomal protein L27 yields the protein MAHKKGVGSTRNGRDSNPKYLGVKMYGGQAIEAGNIIVRQRGTQFHAGSGVGLGRDHTLFALVDGKVEFSTKGPKKRRTVSVVAE from the coding sequence ATGGCACACAAAAAGGGCGTAGGTTCCACCCGTAACGGCCGCGACTCCAACCCGAAGTACCTCGGCGTGAAGATGTACGGCGGCCAGGCCATCGAGGCCGGCAACATCATCGTCCGCCAGCGCGGCACCCAGTTCCACGCGGGTTCCGGCGTCGGTCTCGGCCGCGACCACACCCTGTTCGCGCTGGTCGACGGCAAGGTCGAGTTCTCGACCAAGGGCCCGAAGAAGCGCCGCACCGTCAGCGTCGTCGCCGAGTAA